GACGGTCCGTGACGTACGATGTCTCACCGAAAAGAACGGTCGCCGGCTCTACCGGTACGAAGTGACCGACGAGGCGCACACGACGTATCCGAAGCTCGTCGACATCGGCGCACAGCGGCTGCACGCACAGTACGCCGACGGCTGGTGGCACGTCCGGACGCGGTTTCCCGACGCGGAGACGTTCACCGCGTACAGGGAGTGGCTCGACGACGAGGGCGTGACGGTCCGACTGCTCCGCGAGTACACGTCGGACGCTCCGGGCGACAGCGGCCTCACACCCGAACAGGAAGCGGTGTTGAAGCTCGCGAGGGAGCGCGGCTACTTCGCGATTCCGCGGGAGACGACCGCGAAAGCGCTGGCCGAGGAGCTGGGTATCTCCGGGCAGGCGGTGAGCGAACGACTCCGACGGGGGTTGGCGCGCCTGACCGAGCGCCACGTGGGGGTGTGACAGCCGGTG
This portion of the Halosegnis longus genome encodes:
- a CDS encoding helix-turn-helix domain-containing protein, translated to MSVIARYAIQSDALPLAETCSQGSIRLVLERTVGVDPSRPAHFSWVTEGATAFEAGTEADPTVRDVRCLTEKNGRRLYRYEVTDEAHTTYPKLVDIGAQRLHAQYADGWWHVRTRFPDAETFTAYREWLDDEGVTVRLLREYTSDAPGDSGLTPEQEAVLKLARERGYFAIPRETTAKALAEELGISGQAVSERLRRGLARLTERHVGV